In Vibrio japonicus, one DNA window encodes the following:
- the iscR gene encoding Fe-S cluster assembly transcriptional regulator IscR, translated as MRLTSKGRYAVTAMLDVALHSQKSPVPLADISERQGISLSYLEQLFSKLRKAGLVASVRGPGGGYRLGAEAHTIAIGTVIAAVDESVDATKCNGKGDCQGGSRCLTHTLWRDLSSRISDFLNNITLGELMTDNEVLEISDRQDIDLAVNHGFTNKNTSTAPIGVNVRS; from the coding sequence ATGAGACTTACATCTAAAGGAAGATACGCAGTGACAGCCATGTTAGATGTGGCTCTGCATTCACAGAAAAGCCCAGTACCATTGGCAGATATTTCTGAGCGCCAAGGTATTTCTCTGTCTTACTTAGAGCAGCTTTTTTCGAAATTGCGTAAAGCTGGTTTGGTTGCAAGTGTACGTGGCCCAGGTGGTGGTTACCGTTTAGGTGCGGAAGCGCATACTATTGCTATTGGTACAGTGATTGCTGCGGTTGACGAATCAGTGGATGCGACCAAGTGTAACGGCAAAGGCGATTGCCAAGGTGGCTCTCGTTGCTTAACACACACATTATGGCGTGACCTAAGTTCACGTATTAGTGACTTCCTGAACAACATCACTCTTGGTGAGTTGATGACAGATAACGAAGTACTAGAAATTTCAGACCGCCAAGATATCGATCTTGCGGTAAACCATGGGTTTACGAACAAGAATACAAGCACCGCACCCATCGGTGTAAACGTCCGCTCTTAA
- the trmJ gene encoding tRNA (cytosine(32)/uridine(32)-2'-O)-methyltransferase TrmJ: MLNNVKVVLVGTSHSGNIGSAARAMKVMGLTNLVLVDPQCEVDEQTVALAAGAADIAVNATTVKTLNEAVADCSLVVGSSARSRTLEWPMLEPRECGKKFVSEGQSSAVALVFGRERTGLTNEELQTCHYHVCIPANPEYSSLNLAMAVQTLSYEIRMAYLEREQSQYTEEAQEEYPRHKELEMFFTHFEKVATDTQFINSEQPGQVMNKVRRLFNRARPEAQELNILRGILSSVEKKISGK; encoded by the coding sequence ATGCTTAACAATGTAAAGGTCGTACTTGTCGGTACATCTCATTCAGGAAATATAGGCTCAGCAGCGCGAGCAATGAAAGTGATGGGGTTAACCAACTTAGTGCTTGTCGATCCACAATGTGAAGTTGATGAGCAGACCGTTGCGTTGGCTGCTGGTGCAGCGGATATCGCAGTCAATGCCACCACTGTGAAAACACTAAATGAAGCTGTCGCAGATTGCAGTCTAGTAGTAGGTTCAAGTGCACGTTCACGTACTCTTGAATGGCCAATGCTAGAACCTCGCGAGTGTGGTAAAAAGTTTGTTTCTGAAGGCCAGAGTTCAGCTGTTGCTTTAGTGTTTGGTCGTGAACGTACCGGTTTGACAAATGAGGAACTGCAAACGTGTCATTATCATGTTTGTATTCCGGCTAACCCTGAATACAGCTCTTTGAATCTTGCTATGGCGGTTCAGACTCTTAGCTATGAGATAAGAATGGCCTACCTAGAACGAGAACAAAGCCAGTACACAGAAGAGGCGCAAGAGGAATATCCAAGACATAAAGAGCTCGAAATGTTCTTTACACACTTTGAGAAAGTAGCCACGGATACTCAGTTTATAAACTCAGAACAACCGGGCCAGGTTATGAACAAGGTTCGACGTTTGTTTAACAGAGCCCGCCCTGAAGCTCAGGAGCTGAACATTCTTCGTGGTATTTTAAGCTCAGTTGAGAAGAAGATTTCTGGTAAGTAG
- the suhB gene encoding inositol-1-monophosphatase, whose amino-acid sequence MHPMLNIAIRAARKAGNHIAKSLENAEKIESTQKGANDFVTNVDKEAEAIIIDTIKASYPEHCIVAEENGVIEGKDKEVQWIIDPLDGTTNFVKGLPHFSVSIAVRFRGKTEVACVYDPMQNELFTAQRGSGAQLNNARIRVKQLKDLQGTVLATGFPFKQKQHSESYFKIMSSLFVDCSDFRRTGSAALDLCYVAAGRVDGFFELGLKPWDIAAGELIAREAGAIVTDFAGGTEYMKSGNVVASSARGVKGMLKHIRENGNEAMLK is encoded by the coding sequence ATGCATCCTATGCTTAATATCGCTATTCGTGCTGCACGAAAAGCTGGCAACCATATTGCTAAATCTTTAGAAAATGCTGAGAAGATCGAATCGACTCAAAAAGGCGCGAACGACTTTGTTACTAACGTAGACAAAGAAGCAGAAGCTATCATCATCGATACTATTAAAGCTTCATACCCTGAGCACTGTATTGTGGCTGAGGAAAATGGCGTTATTGAAGGTAAAGACAAAGAAGTACAATGGATCATCGACCCACTGGATGGTACAACAAACTTTGTAAAAGGTTTGCCTCATTTTTCTGTATCTATCGCTGTACGCTTCAGAGGCAAAACTGAAGTAGCGTGTGTTTACGACCCTATGCAAAACGAACTATTCACTGCACAACGTGGTTCTGGTGCTCAGTTAAACAACGCTCGTATTCGCGTTAAACAACTAAAAGACCTTCAAGGTACTGTTCTAGCAACAGGCTTCCCATTCAAGCAAAAACAGCATTCTGAATCTTACTTCAAGATCATGTCTTCTCTATTTGTAGACTGTTCAGACTTCCGTCGTACTGGTTCTGCAGCTCTAGATTTATGTTACGTTGCTGCTGGCCGTGTGGATGGTTTCTTCGAGCTAGGTCTTAAGCCTTGGGATATTGCAGCGGGTGAACTGATTGCTCGTGAAGCTGGTGCGATCGTGACTGACTTTGCTGGCGGTACTGAATACATGAAGTCTGGTAACGTTGTCGCATCAAGCGCACGCGGCGTTAAAGGCATGCTTAAGCACATCCGTGAAAACGGCAACGAAGCAATGCTTAAATAA
- a CDS encoding GyrI-like domain-containing protein, whose product MGTGACLFIYNNKPNITPEDKCRTDIALVVPYGIETSSGIEVTTVPFGSYAVLRKTVEDKLQYSQFWNQLIEETVAQVIELDERPCLNSTTLTTSKRGVRMLVSMRPSKYRYN is encoded by the coding sequence GTGGGTACTGGAGCGTGTCTATTTATCTACAACAACAAGCCAAATATAACTCCAGAAGATAAGTGTCGCACTGATATCGCGCTTGTCGTCCCGTATGGTATTGAGACTAGTAGTGGCATAGAAGTGACTACCGTTCCTTTTGGTAGTTATGCAGTGCTGCGCAAGACAGTAGAAGATAAGCTGCAGTATAGCCAGTTTTGGAATCAGTTGATTGAGGAAACCGTCGCACAAGTGATTGAGTTGGATGAACGCCCTTGTTTGAACTCTACCACTCTTACGACCAGCAAACGGGGCGTACGGATGTTAGTTTCTATGAGGCCATCCAAGTATAGATACAATTAA
- a CDS encoding IS630 family transposase, giving the protein MDSLKNIDFKKLASQQKSIQMKMRLLALAHFKDGHSRTQIAKFLKVSRTSVNRWVQIFLEEGLEGLKEKPRTGRPPLLTSEQREQLSQYIKDKAHDTQGGRLTGADIHAYIVKEFGQHYHPDSIYYLLEHMGFSWVTSRSKHPQQSQAIQEDFKKTPRRNDP; this is encoded by the coding sequence ATGGATAGCCTCAAGAATATTGATTTTAAAAAGCTCGCAAGCCAGCAGAAATCCATCCAGATGAAAATGAGATTGCTCGCACTTGCTCATTTCAAAGATGGACACTCTCGTACCCAAATCGCCAAGTTTCTTAAGGTGAGCCGAACCAGTGTTAATCGATGGGTTCAAATCTTTCTTGAAGAAGGATTAGAAGGGCTGAAGGAAAAGCCAAGAACGGGAAGACCACCATTATTAACTTCTGAACAAAGGGAGCAATTGAGCCAATACATCAAAGATAAAGCTCATGATACTCAAGGTGGGCGACTGACCGGCGCCGATATCCATGCCTATATTGTGAAAGAATTTGGCCAGCATTATCATCCTGATTCTATCTATTACCTACTCGAGCATATGGGTTTCTCATGGGTCACTTCCCGTTCAAAACACCCACAACAATCCCAAGCGATACAGGAAGATTTTAAAAAAACTCCAAGACGAAACGATCCTTAA
- a CDS encoding IS630 family transposase: MWVSHGSLPVQNTHNNPKRYRKILKKLQDETILKIPGHVALKHVDIWFQDEARFGQQNTTTRLWAERGTRPRAVKQQQFEYAYLFGSVCPQKGIGEAIVVPWVNKDLMIEHLKQISAVTEKGRHAVIIMDGAGWHTEDIANGFQNISVIKLPPYSPELNPIEQVWSWMRQHYLANQSFADYEDIVSKVCRAWNRFLACSNRVTKMCSREWADLTS; encoded by the coding sequence ATATGGGTTTCTCATGGGTCACTTCCCGTTCAAAACACCCACAACAATCCCAAGCGATACAGGAAGATTTTAAAAAAACTCCAAGACGAAACGATCCTTAAGATCCCAGGTCATGTCGCTTTAAAGCATGTCGATATCTGGTTTCAGGATGAAGCTCGATTTGGGCAACAAAATACAACAACACGGTTATGGGCTGAAAGAGGCACACGTCCCAGAGCAGTGAAGCAACAACAGTTCGAATATGCGTATCTATTTGGTTCTGTCTGTCCTCAAAAAGGTATTGGTGAGGCTATCGTTGTCCCATGGGTCAATAAAGACCTCATGATTGAGCATTTAAAGCAAATATCGGCGGTCACTGAAAAAGGACGTCATGCCGTCATCATTATGGATGGCGCAGGATGGCATACAGAAGATATCGCTAATGGCTTTCAGAACATCAGTGTCATCAAACTTCCCCCCTATTCTCCAGAGCTAAACCCTATAGAACAAGTATGGAGCTGGATGAGACAACACTATCTCGCCAATCAGTCTTTTGCGGATTACGAAGACATTGTCTCCAAAGTGTGTAGGGCTTGGAATCGTTTTTTGGCATGCTCCAACAGAGTCACCAAGATGTGTTCGAGAGAATGGGCAGACCTGACCAGTTAA
- the clpB gene encoding ATP-dependent chaperone ClpB, whose amino-acid sequence MRLDRFTSKFQIAISDAQSLALGRDHQYIEPAHLMVALMDQDGSPIRPLLTMLNVDVTQLRSKLSEILDRFPKVSGIGGDVQLSSSMGTLFNLCDKVAQKRQDAYISSEIFLLAAIQDRGPLGALLKEQGLTETKLNEAIDKVRGGQKVNDPNAEELRQALEKFTIDLTERAEQGKLDPVIGRDDEIRRTIQVLQRRTKNNPVIIGEPGVGKTAIVEGLAQRIINNEVPEGLRGRRVLALDMGALVAGAKYRGEFEERLKSVLNELAKEEGNIILFIDEMHTMVGAGKGEGSMDAGNMLKPALARGELHCVGATTLDEYRKYIEKDPALERRFQKVLVDEPTVEDTVAILRGLKERYELHHHVEITDPAIVAAASLSHRYVSDRQLPDKAIDLIDEAASSIRMQIDSKPESLDKLERKIIQLKIEQQALINEHDEASEKRLDILNEELSEKEREFAELEEVWNAEKASLSGTQHIKSELEQARMDMEFARRAGDLNRMSELQYGRIPELEKQLDLATQAEMQEMTLLRNKVTDNEIAEVLSKQTGIPVSKMLEAEKEKLLRMEEVLHKRVIGQMEAVEVVSNAIRRSRAGLSDPNRPIGSFLFLGPTGVGKTELCKTLASFMFDSEDAMVRIDMSEFMEKHSVARLVGAPPGYVGYEEGGYLTEAVRRKPYSVILLDEVEKAHPDVFNILLQVLDDGRLTDGQGRTVDFRNTVVIMTSNLGSTRIQENFGSLDYEGMKEQVMDVVSKHFRPEFLNRVDESVVFHPLGQDHIKSIASIQLKRLASRMEEKGFVLEVSDKALEHIAQVGFDPVYGARPLKRAIQQSVENPLAKEILAGNVVPDKPIKLVVSNDQIIAHQ is encoded by the coding sequence ATGCGTCTTGACAGATTCACAAGCAAATTCCAAATCGCAATATCTGACGCTCAATCATTGGCGTTGGGCCGCGACCATCAGTACATTGAGCCAGCACACCTGATGGTGGCTCTTATGGATCAGGACGGAAGTCCAATTCGACCGCTGCTAACAATGCTCAATGTCGATGTGACGCAGCTTCGTTCCAAGCTAAGTGAGATCCTAGATCGTTTCCCGAAAGTAAGTGGTATCGGTGGCGATGTTCAATTATCCAGTTCAATGGGCACCTTGTTTAATTTGTGCGATAAAGTCGCGCAGAAACGACAAGATGCTTACATCTCCTCAGAAATATTTTTGCTTGCAGCAATACAAGATCGTGGCCCATTAGGCGCGCTTTTAAAAGAACAAGGTCTCACAGAGACCAAACTCAATGAAGCGATAGATAAAGTTCGCGGCGGGCAAAAAGTCAATGATCCGAATGCTGAGGAACTTCGTCAAGCACTTGAGAAGTTTACTATCGACCTGACAGAAAGAGCCGAGCAAGGCAAACTGGATCCGGTGATCGGACGAGACGATGAGATTCGTCGCACTATTCAAGTGCTGCAACGTCGTACTAAAAACAACCCTGTGATCATAGGTGAACCTGGTGTTGGTAAAACCGCTATTGTTGAAGGACTTGCTCAACGTATCATTAATAACGAGGTTCCGGAAGGTCTTCGTGGCCGACGCGTACTGGCGTTGGATATGGGCGCGTTAGTGGCGGGGGCCAAATACCGTGGTGAGTTCGAAGAACGCTTGAAATCGGTCCTGAACGAACTGGCTAAAGAAGAAGGCAACATTATCCTCTTTATCGACGAAATGCATACCATGGTCGGTGCGGGTAAAGGCGAAGGTTCGATGGATGCCGGTAATATGCTCAAGCCTGCGCTAGCTCGTGGCGAACTTCACTGCGTCGGAGCGACCACATTAGATGAATATCGTAAGTATATTGAGAAAGATCCGGCGTTAGAACGACGATTCCAAAAAGTGCTGGTGGATGAGCCAACGGTTGAAGATACCGTTGCGATTTTACGTGGTTTGAAAGAGCGCTACGAATTGCACCACCATGTAGAAATTACCGACCCAGCGATCGTCGCCGCAGCGAGTTTGTCGCATCGCTACGTATCGGATCGTCAATTGCCGGATAAAGCGATTGACCTGATTGATGAAGCAGCTTCAAGCATCAGGATGCAAATTGACTCTAAACCAGAATCGCTAGACAAACTGGAACGTAAAATTATCCAACTCAAGATCGAGCAGCAAGCTTTGATTAACGAGCATGATGAAGCGAGTGAAAAGCGTTTAGATATTCTCAATGAGGAATTGTCAGAGAAAGAACGTGAATTTGCCGAGCTTGAAGAGGTTTGGAATGCGGAAAAAGCCTCGCTCTCGGGTACGCAGCATATCAAGTCCGAGCTTGAACAAGCGCGTATGGATATGGAATTCGCGCGTCGAGCGGGTGATTTGAATCGAATGTCTGAGCTTCAGTACGGCCGAATCCCCGAGCTAGAGAAACAACTCGATCTCGCGACACAAGCTGAAATGCAAGAGATGACCTTATTACGCAATAAGGTAACAGACAACGAAATAGCTGAAGTGCTCTCGAAACAAACGGGCATTCCGGTTTCTAAAATGCTAGAAGCTGAAAAAGAGAAGCTGCTACGTATGGAAGAAGTATTGCACAAACGTGTGATTGGCCAAATGGAAGCGGTGGAAGTGGTATCGAATGCGATCCGCCGTAGTCGGGCTGGTTTATCAGATCCGAATCGACCAATTGGTTCATTCCTATTCTTAGGTCCGACTGGGGTGGGTAAAACTGAGTTATGTAAAACACTAGCGAGCTTCATGTTTGACAGTGAAGATGCGATGGTTCGTATCGATATGTCAGAGTTCATGGAGAAACACTCGGTTGCTCGACTCGTTGGTGCTCCTCCTGGTTATGTGGGGTATGAAGAAGGGGGCTACTTAACTGAAGCAGTAAGACGCAAGCCTTATTCAGTCATTCTTCTTGATGAAGTGGAAAAAGCGCATCCAGACGTATTCAACATTCTACTTCAAGTATTGGATGATGGTCGCCTAACTGACGGGCAGGGTAGAACGGTCGATTTCCGTAATACAGTGGTGATCATGACTTCTAACCTAGGCTCAACACGTATTCAAGAGAATTTCGGTTCACTAGATTACGAAGGTATGAAAGAGCAGGTGATGGATGTCGTTAGCAAACACTTCCGTCCCGAGTTCCTCAACCGTGTTGATGAAAGTGTCGTGTTCCACCCGCTCGGACAAGACCACATTAAGTCTATTGCTTCTATTCAGTTGAAACGCTTAGCGTCGAGAATGGAAGAAAAAGGCTTTGTACTAGAAGTCTCGGATAAAGCGTTAGAGCATATCGCTCAAGTTGGATTTGACCCTGTATATGGTGCTCGTCCATTGAAGCGTGCGATCCAACAAAGTGTCGAAAACCCATTAGCCAAAGAGATATTGGCGGGGAATGTTGTGCCAGACAAACCAATCAAGTTGGTAGTCAGCAACGACCAGATCATTGCACATCAGTAA
- the pgeF gene encoding peptidoglycan editing factor PgeF produces MEMIIPNWPAPNKVKAFASTRVGGFSRAPYHGLNLGDHVGDDAATVDKNRQWLFEHSDMPSKPVWLNQTHSTVVLELSEPTMNVLDADGLFTSSANVVCSAMTADCLPVLLTNTRGTQVAAVHAGWRGLANGIVEQAVAKFEGDVMAWIGPAIGAEAFEVGQDVVDAFTRFESQATNAFSPKQVQGKWLANMNMLVTQRLNKAGVNQVYYSDLCTVEDKERFYSYRRDGITGRQASFIWIEE; encoded by the coding sequence ATGGAAATGATCATCCCTAACTGGCCAGCACCAAATAAGGTAAAAGCTTTTGCTTCAACTCGTGTGGGTGGCTTTTCACGTGCGCCTTACCATGGGTTAAACCTTGGTGATCATGTTGGGGATGATGCCGCCACTGTAGATAAAAATCGTCAGTGGTTGTTTGAGCACTCCGATATGCCAAGCAAACCTGTTTGGCTCAATCAGACTCACTCAACGGTAGTGCTGGAGCTTAGCGAGCCAACGATGAATGTTCTGGATGCGGATGGTCTATTTACCAGCTCGGCCAACGTTGTGTGTAGCGCAATGACGGCCGATTGCCTGCCTGTGTTACTCACAAATACTCGCGGAACCCAAGTCGCTGCCGTGCATGCGGGCTGGAGAGGGTTGGCCAACGGTATTGTTGAGCAGGCGGTTGCTAAGTTTGAAGGCGATGTGATGGCGTGGATTGGGCCAGCTATTGGTGCAGAGGCCTTTGAAGTTGGCCAAGACGTAGTCGATGCTTTTACCCGTTTTGAATCCCAAGCGACTAATGCTTTCTCTCCAAAACAAGTCCAAGGTAAGTGGCTAGCCAACATGAACATGTTGGTCACTCAACGTTTAAATAAAGCTGGGGTAAACCAAGTTTATTACAGTGACCTTTGTACGGTTGAAGATAAAGAGCGTTTTTATTCTTATCGCCGTGATGGCATCACCGGCCGTCAAGCTAGTTTTATCTGGATTGAAGAGTAG
- the rluD gene encoding 23S rRNA pseudouridine(1911/1915/1917) synthase RluD produces MAQQIVLTNTVKDSQLGQRLDQAIAELFADFSRSRLKEWLLEGKVQVDGEIITKPRTKVMGGEVITLQAELEDEERWEAQDIPLDIVYEDDDIIVINKPRDFVVHPGAGTPDGTVLNALLHHYPAIAEVPRAGIVHRLDKDTTGLMVVAKTVPAQTRLVRALQKRNITREYEAIAIGRMTAGGKVEQPIGRHSTKRTLMAVSPMGKPAVTHYRVAEHFREHTRIRLRLETGRTHQIRVHMSYLQHPLLGDSAYGGRARIPSGASEELAEKIRSFDRQALHAVMLRFEHPITGEVLEFHAPVPDDMVEMAEALRQDTQEHGLEEEF; encoded by the coding sequence ATGGCTCAGCAGATTGTATTAACCAACACAGTAAAAGATAGCCAGTTAGGCCAACGCCTAGATCAGGCTATAGCCGAATTATTCGCCGATTTCTCACGCTCTCGACTAAAAGAGTGGCTTTTGGAAGGTAAAGTCCAGGTTGATGGTGAAATCATTACAAAGCCGCGTACGAAAGTTATGGGCGGTGAAGTCATAACTCTGCAAGCGGAACTTGAAGATGAGGAGCGCTGGGAAGCGCAGGATATTCCTTTAGATATCGTCTACGAAGATGATGATATCATTGTGATCAACAAGCCTCGTGACTTTGTGGTTCACCCTGGGGCGGGTACACCCGATGGTACAGTGCTAAACGCGCTGTTACACCATTACCCTGCGATCGCAGAAGTACCTCGTGCGGGTATCGTTCACCGTCTTGATAAAGACACCACTGGCTTAATGGTGGTAGCGAAAACCGTTCCAGCTCAAACTCGTTTGGTTCGCGCTCTACAGAAACGCAATATCACGCGAGAATATGAAGCTATCGCGATTGGTCGTATGACGGCGGGTGGTAAGGTAGAGCAACCAATTGGTCGTCACTCAACGAAACGCACACTGATGGCAGTGAGCCCTATGGGTAAACCAGCGGTGACTCACTACCGTGTTGCGGAGCATTTCCGTGAGCATACGCGTATTCGCTTGCGTCTAGAAACGGGTCGTACTCACCAAATCCGTGTGCATATGTCGTACTTGCAGCATCCGTTATTAGGCGATAGTGCGTATGGCGGTCGTGCACGTATTCCATCAGGGGCATCCGAAGAGCTAGCGGAGAAAATCCGTAGTTTTGATCGTCAAGCCTTACACGCAGTGATGCTAAGGTTTGAGCACCCAATTACGGGTGAAGTACTGGAGTTTCACGCGCCAGTCCCTGATGACATGGTCGAAATGGCGGAAGCGCTTCGTCAAGACACGCAAGAACATGGTTTAGAAGAAGAGTTTTAA
- the bamD gene encoding outer membrane protein assembly factor BamD, producing MKKHTLSGLLALSILVGCSSSEEVVPDVPPSELYSEAQLSLQSGNWLSAISQLEALDSRYPFGAYSGQVQLDLIYAYYKNDDLALGLATIERFTRLNPTHEKLDWVLYMRGLTHMAQDRNFMHDLFNIDRADRDPEPVKKAFSDFKRLLERYPNSYYAQDAQKRMYALKNRLAEYDLATADFYLRREAWIAAIKRTQELQKTYPDTEAARKSLKIQLAAYKELGLKDAVANTEKLIELNPL from the coding sequence ATGAAAAAGCATACTTTATCTGGCTTATTGGCACTATCAATACTGGTTGGCTGTTCTAGCAGCGAAGAGGTTGTTCCGGATGTACCACCATCTGAACTTTACTCAGAAGCACAACTTTCGCTTCAAAGTGGTAACTGGTTATCTGCCATCAGTCAGCTTGAGGCTTTAGACTCTCGCTATCCTTTTGGTGCTTACTCTGGACAAGTCCAATTAGACCTTATCTACGCTTACTATAAGAATGATGATCTCGCTTTAGGTTTGGCAACTATTGAACGATTTACACGCCTAAATCCAACTCACGAGAAACTGGATTGGGTTCTTTACATGCGTGGCCTGACCCACATGGCACAAGATCGAAACTTTATGCACGATCTTTTTAATATCGATAGAGCAGATCGCGATCCAGAACCTGTGAAGAAAGCATTTTCAGACTTCAAACGTTTATTAGAACGTTATCCAAATAGTTATTATGCCCAAGACGCCCAAAAGCGTATGTATGCGCTTAAAAACCGTTTGGCGGAATATGATTTAGCGACGGCCGATTTTTACCTTCGCCGTGAAGCTTGGATTGCGGCAATTAAACGAACGCAAGAACTGCAGAAAACGTACCCTGACACAGAAGCCGCACGCAAATCATTAAAAATCCAACTTGCTGCCTATAAAGAATTAGGATTGAAAGATGCGGTTGCAAATACAGAGAAGCTAATTGAGTTAAATCCTCTGTAA
- the hpf gene encoding ribosome hibernation-promoting factor, HPF/YfiA family — MKVNITGKNIDITSAIRTHIESKFKKLEKWQVDIIGCQATFSEEPNKQKKFEAVITVPKGQLIASASHEDLYAAVNEVEQKLERQLNKLRHKPEARRADKPELEETEVETE; from the coding sequence ATGAAAGTAAACATCACTGGTAAAAACATCGACATCACCTCTGCAATCCGCACTCATATTGAGAGCAAATTTAAAAAGCTGGAAAAGTGGCAAGTAGACATCATTGGTTGTCAGGCAACCTTCAGTGAGGAACCGAATAAACAGAAGAAATTTGAGGCGGTTATCACTGTACCTAAAGGTCAACTTATCGCATCCGCTTCACATGAAGATTTATACGCTGCCGTTAACGAGGTAGAACAGAAACTAGAACGTCAGCTAAACAAACTACGCCATAAGCCTGAAGCTCGCCGCGCTGATAAGCCTGAGCTTGAAGAGACCGAAGTAGAAACGGAATAA
- the pheA gene encoding prephenate dehydratase: MTEQKYSLEEIRLRLNELDDQLLRLLSERRKMSIEVAKSKVQTSKPVRDAAREQQLLVKLINAGKDKYDLDAQYITKLFHTIIEDSVLLQQGYLQNLANPELSRKPLARVAFLGARGSYSHLASREFFSRKNTELVELNCDHFKEVANTVESGHADYGVLPIENTSSGSINEVYDLLQHTTLYIVGELTLPIEHCLVATSELRLEDLKTLYSHPQPHQQCSEFLSKLKGVKLESCASTADAMKKVKELNRDDVAAIGNASSGKLYGLQSIQGNIANQTENHTRFIVVARKPVEVSSQIPAKTTLIMSTSQEAGSLVETLLVLQRYGINMMKLESRPIMGNPWEEMFYVDLEAHLDSDEMQRAISELTKITKHLKVLGCYPRENVQPTQVKLP; this comes from the coding sequence ATGACTGAACAAAAATACTCGCTTGAAGAAATTCGTTTAAGGTTAAATGAGCTCGATGACCAACTATTAAGGCTACTATCTGAGCGCAGAAAGATGAGTATTGAAGTAGCAAAAAGTAAAGTTCAGACGTCAAAACCAGTCCGAGATGCCGCCCGAGAACAGCAACTATTGGTGAAGCTTATTAATGCAGGAAAAGATAAGTACGACCTTGATGCCCAATACATCACTAAACTTTTCCATACCATTATCGAAGACTCTGTCCTCCTTCAGCAGGGATATTTACAGAACCTCGCCAACCCTGAGTTAAGCCGCAAACCATTAGCACGTGTTGCGTTTCTTGGTGCGAGAGGTTCATATTCTCACCTAGCGAGCAGAGAATTCTTCAGCCGTAAAAACACTGAACTCGTCGAATTGAACTGTGACCATTTTAAAGAGGTCGCCAATACCGTTGAGTCTGGCCACGCAGACTACGGCGTGCTTCCAATAGAGAACACAAGTTCTGGCTCAATTAATGAAGTTTACGACCTTCTACAACACACCACGTTATACATTGTTGGGGAATTAACGCTGCCGATTGAACACTGTTTGGTAGCCACATCTGAGCTACGTTTAGAAGACCTAAAAACCTTGTACTCTCACCCGCAACCCCACCAGCAATGCAGTGAGTTTTTGAGCAAACTTAAAGGTGTGAAACTAGAATCTTGTGCAAGCACAGCCGATGCTATGAAAAAAGTAAAAGAGCTAAACCGCGACGACGTAGCCGCAATAGGCAATGCATCAAGCGGGAAGCTATATGGTTTGCAGTCTATCCAAGGCAATATTGCTAATCAGACAGAAAACCATACACGCTTTATTGTGGTAGCGCGTAAACCCGTCGAAGTTTCATCACAAATCCCAGCAAAGACAACACTGATCATGTCAACCTCTCAAGAGGCAGGCTCTTTGGTAGAGACCTTATTAGTCCTTCAAAGATATGGCATTAACATGATGAAACTAGAGTCGCGCCCTATTATGGGGAACCCTTGGGAAGAGATGTTCTACGTCGATCTTGAAGCTCACTTAGATTCTGATGAGATGCAACGAGCGATAAGTGAACTCACGAAAATTACTAAACACTTAAAAGTGCTTGGCTGCTACCCGAGAGAAAATGTACAACCCACTCAGGTTAAATTGCCGTAA